One genomic segment of Natrialbaceae archaeon AArc-T1-2 includes these proteins:
- a CDS encoding alpha/beta fold hydrolase → MTLRTALAATTGAVGAAVVGNRLLERRAGELENPLSGVEREYRWRGMTVTYTTAGDPSDPELLLLHGVHAAASSYEFEPIFEMLAEHFHVIAVDLPGFGRSDRPPLVYSPTIYTAFVRAFVADVTDEPIVVASSLAGSFVVAADEIETEIDRLVLICPTAETARERPWLRTLLRTPIVGSTLFNALASKPSIRRFLEREGYYDPASIDADELEYAWRSAHQPGARFAPASFAAGTLDPDVDLEADLAALDVPVTLVWGRDAELVPLREGRELAEAADLELVVIDYATLLPHAEHPEAFLEYVESELPRA, encoded by the coding sequence ATGACGCTTCGAACGGCACTCGCCGCCACCACCGGTGCGGTTGGGGCGGCGGTCGTCGGGAATCGGTTGCTCGAGCGACGCGCTGGCGAACTCGAAAACCCGCTGTCTGGCGTCGAGCGCGAGTACCGCTGGCGCGGGATGACCGTCACCTACACGACGGCCGGCGATCCGTCGGATCCGGAACTTCTCCTGTTACACGGCGTTCACGCGGCGGCAAGTAGCTACGAGTTCGAGCCGATCTTCGAGATGCTGGCCGAGCACTTCCACGTGATCGCGGTCGACCTCCCCGGATTCGGCCGGTCTGACCGGCCGCCGCTCGTCTACTCGCCGACGATCTATACGGCGTTCGTCCGTGCGTTCGTCGCCGACGTGACCGACGAGCCGATCGTCGTCGCCTCCTCGCTGGCCGGTTCGTTCGTCGTTGCCGCCGACGAGATCGAGACCGAGATCGATCGCCTCGTGTTGATCTGTCCGACCGCCGAGACGGCTCGCGAGCGTCCGTGGCTGCGAACGCTCCTCAGGACGCCGATCGTCGGATCGACGCTGTTCAACGCCCTCGCGAGCAAGCCGTCGATCCGGCGCTTTCTCGAGCGGGAGGGGTACTACGATCCGGCCAGCATCGACGCCGACGAACTCGAGTACGCCTGGCGAAGCGCCCACCAGCCCGGGGCGCGTTTCGCCCCGGCGTCGTTCGCTGCGGGCACGCTCGATCCCGACGTCGATCTCGAGGCCGACCTCGCCGCTCTCGACGTCCCCGTGACGCTCGTCTGGGGGCGAGACGCCGAACTCGTCCCGCTCCGGGAAGGCCGGGAGCTGGCCGAAGCCGCAGACCTCGAACTGGTCGTGATCGACTACGCGACGCTGTTACCCCACGCCGAACACCCCGAGGCGTTTCTCGAGTACGTCGAGTCGGAGCTTCCTCGAGCGTAA
- a CDS encoding PRC-barrel domain containing protein: MSPNITGDDEGKRVVNANGEKIGLIEDVEGGTAYVDPDPGITDTIASKLGWGDADEETYALEESNVESVTDDEIRLQRL, encoded by the coding sequence ATGTCTCCGAACATAACCGGCGACGACGAAGGAAAACGTGTCGTCAACGCAAACGGCGAGAAGATCGGTCTCATCGAAGACGTCGAGGGCGGTACCGCCTACGTCGATCCCGACCCCGGCATCACCGACACTATCGCGTCGAAACTCGGCTGGGGCGACGCCGACGAGGAGACCTACGCCCTCGAGGAGTCAAACGTCGAATCGGTCACCGACGACGAGATTCGACTGCAACGCCTCTAG
- a CDS encoding Zn-ribbon domain-containing OB-fold protein, producing MSDEPRDGAFDEWLDALEDDEPYYLECPEGHGSLPPRRVCPDCGATDLEQRPLPAGGEVETFTITHVPTPAFEEDAPYATAVADFGPVRVTGQVAGVDLEEIENGLTVEPAVGISETTDERVLTLRPR from the coding sequence ATGAGCGACGAACCGCGAGACGGTGCCTTCGACGAATGGCTCGACGCCCTCGAGGACGACGAGCCGTACTACCTCGAGTGTCCCGAGGGACACGGTTCCCTACCGCCCCGCCGGGTCTGTCCGGACTGTGGCGCGACCGACCTCGAGCAACGACCGCTGCCGGCAGGCGGCGAGGTCGAGACGTTCACGATCACGCACGTCCCGACGCCGGCGTTCGAAGAGGACGCCCCCTACGCGACCGCGGTCGCAGACTTCGGCCCCGTTCGCGTGACCGGTCAGGTCGCTGGCGTCGACCTCGAAGAGATCGAGAACGGGCTCACAGTCGAACCCGCAGTCGGCATCTCCGAGACGACCGACGAACGGGTGCTTACGCTCCGGCCACGATAA
- a CDS encoding thiolase domain-containing protein: MSDVRVVGVGLTPFGSFAERTGRDLFGEASIEAFDDSGVPREDVEGVLYGNFMGELSEHQGHQGPLMAEAAGVRAPATRYESACASGGTAVREAAMRIRNGENDVLLVGGAERMTNLGTAGATEALAIAADDLWEVRAGMTFPGAYALMAQAYFERFGGDREDLAHVAVKNHENALENEKAQYQQAIDVADVLEAPPVSSPLGLYDSCPISDGAAAVVLASESYVEAHDLDAPVAITGTGQGGDNIALHDREHLARSPAAREAGKEAYADAGLEASDVDLAEVHDCFTIAEVLALEALELEPVGEGVSAARAGRTTADGETPVNLSGGLKAKGHPVGATGVSQIAEMASLLRGDHVNSDAVSDATTGLTHNAGGTVASATVHVLEVVA; this comes from the coding sequence ATGAGTGACGTACGAGTCGTCGGCGTCGGTCTCACGCCGTTCGGCAGTTTCGCCGAACGGACGGGCCGGGACCTCTTCGGCGAGGCGAGCATCGAGGCGTTCGACGATTCCGGAGTTCCCCGAGAGGACGTCGAGGGCGTTCTCTACGGCAACTTCATGGGCGAACTGTCCGAACACCAGGGTCACCAGGGGCCGCTGATGGCAGAAGCCGCAGGCGTACGGGCTCCGGCGACGCGATACGAGTCGGCGTGTGCTTCCGGCGGGACGGCCGTCCGTGAAGCGGCCATGCGCATCCGCAACGGCGAGAACGACGTCTTGCTCGTCGGCGGTGCCGAACGGATGACGAACCTCGGCACCGCGGGTGCGACCGAGGCGCTCGCGATCGCCGCCGACGATCTCTGGGAGGTACGCGCAGGGATGACCTTCCCTGGCGCGTACGCGCTGATGGCTCAGGCGTACTTCGAACGGTTCGGCGGCGACCGCGAGGACCTCGCACACGTCGCGGTCAAGAATCACGAGAACGCCCTCGAGAACGAGAAGGCCCAGTACCAGCAGGCGATCGACGTCGCAGACGTCCTCGAGGCGCCGCCGGTCTCCTCGCCGCTCGGGCTGTACGACTCCTGTCCGATCTCTGATGGGGCGGCGGCGGTCGTGCTCGCGAGCGAGTCCTACGTCGAGGCCCACGACCTGGACGCGCCGGTCGCGATCACCGGTACCGGCCAGGGCGGGGACAATATCGCCTTGCACGATCGCGAACACCTCGCCCGCTCGCCTGCTGCACGCGAAGCAGGTAAAGAGGCCTATGCAGACGCCGGCCTCGAGGCGAGCGACGTCGACCTCGCCGAGGTCCACGACTGCTTTACGATCGCCGAGGTGCTCGCCCTCGAGGCGCTCGAGCTCGAGCCGGTCGGCGAGGGGGTCTCGGCGGCTCGAGCGGGGCGGACGACCGCCGACGGCGAGACGCCGGTCAATCTCTCCGGCGGGCTCAAAGCGAAAGGCCACCCCGTCGGCGCGACCGGCGTCTCCCAGATCGCCGAGATGGCGTCGCTGCTGCGTGGCGATCACGTCAACAGCGACGCCGTGTCCGACGCGACGACCGGCCTCACCCACAACGCGGGTGGCACGGTCGCGAGTGCGACGGTTCACGTACTGGAGGTGGTCGCATGA
- a CDS encoding M42 family metallopeptidase, protein MSDVPFDLDLLAELTETSGVPGYEDRVRDLVRRELEDSVDRLETDAMGNVVATIAGETDYAVAVAAHMDEIGFMVRHVRGDDDGYGFLELDPLGGWDARVLKAQRVTVHTEDGDLPGVIGSPPPHTLDEDEREETPDVEDVYVDLGLPTEVAKERVSPGDLVTMDASTERVGETVTGKALDDRVCLFAMLEAARRIEEPEVTIHFAATVQEEVGLRGARALGVDVDPDLAIALDVTVANDVPGFESGEHVTRLGEGTAIKLKDSSVITNPKVHRRLQSVADEADIDYQLEVLPAGGTDTAGFQHTYGAKPVGAISVPTRYLHTTTETAHVDDVAATIDLLAAFLEREDGETDYTL, encoded by the coding sequence ATGAGCGACGTCCCGTTCGATCTCGACCTGCTCGCGGAACTGACCGAGACCTCCGGCGTGCCGGGCTACGAGGACCGCGTTCGTGACCTCGTCCGGCGCGAACTCGAAGACAGCGTCGACCGGCTCGAGACCGACGCGATGGGCAACGTCGTCGCCACGATAGCGGGCGAGACTGACTACGCCGTCGCCGTCGCGGCTCACATGGACGAGATCGGGTTCATGGTGCGACACGTCCGCGGCGACGACGACGGCTACGGCTTTCTCGAGCTCGATCCGCTCGGCGGCTGGGACGCCCGCGTCCTCAAAGCCCAGCGGGTCACCGTCCACACCGAAGACGGCGACCTGCCGGGCGTGATCGGTTCGCCGCCGCCACACACGTTAGACGAGGACGAACGCGAGGAGACGCCCGACGTCGAGGACGTCTACGTCGACCTCGGGCTCCCGACTGAGGTGGCCAAAGAGCGAGTCTCTCCCGGTGACCTCGTGACGATGGACGCCTCGACCGAGCGCGTCGGCGAGACGGTCACCGGGAAGGCACTCGACGACCGGGTCTGTCTGTTCGCGATGCTCGAGGCCGCCCGCCGGATCGAGGAGCCGGAGGTGACGATCCACTTCGCCGCCACCGTCCAGGAGGAAGTCGGCCTTCGCGGCGCTCGCGCGCTCGGGGTCGACGTCGATCCCGACCTGGCGATCGCACTCGACGTCACCGTCGCCAACGACGTCCCCGGCTTCGAATCCGGCGAACACGTCACCCGGCTGGGCGAGGGGACGGCGATCAAGCTCAAAGACTCGAGCGTCATCACCAACCCGAAGGTCCACCGACGGCTGCAGTCCGTCGCCGACGAGGCGGATATCGACTACCAGCTCGAGGTCCTACCAGCGGGCGGAACCGACACCGCGGGCTTTCAACACACATACGGCGCGAAACCCGTCGGCGCGATCTCGGTCCCGACGCGATATCTCCACACGACAACCGAGACCGCTCACGTCGACGACGTCGCCGCGACGATCGATCTGCTCGCGGCCTTCCTCGAGCGCGAGGACGGCGAGACGGACTACACGCTCTAG
- the kdgK1 gene encoding bifunctional 2-dehydro-3-deoxygluconokinase/2-dehydro-3-deoxygalactonokinase yields MTDLVTFGETMLRLSPPRHERLETATALDVHPGGAESNVAVAASRLGVDATWLSKLPDSPLGRRVVSDLNRYGLEADVVWSDSGRQGTYYLEIAGGPRGTNVVYDRADAAVTTATADELPTETIRDAELFLTSGITPALSATLERTVTDLLEIAREADTRTAFDVNYRSKLWSPSTARETLETYFPLVDVLVTPARDARTVLGAAGDAGEIATALDDEWDFETVIVTRGADGAVASHENSLVERPAFEAETIAPIGTGDAFVGGFLASRLAGDDVGTALEYGTAVGALKRTIPGDVAIVDRAEVERIVAGAHATISR; encoded by the coding sequence ATGACGGATCTCGTCACGTTCGGCGAAACGATGCTCCGGCTGTCGCCGCCCCGGCACGAACGTCTCGAGACTGCGACCGCGCTCGATGTCCACCCGGGCGGTGCCGAGAGCAACGTCGCGGTCGCCGCCTCTCGTCTCGGCGTCGATGCCACGTGGCTCTCTAAGCTGCCGGACTCTCCGCTCGGTCGTCGGGTGGTCTCCGACCTGAACCGGTACGGACTCGAGGCCGACGTCGTCTGGTCCGACTCCGGCCGACAGGGCACCTACTACCTCGAGATCGCAGGCGGTCCCCGGGGAACGAACGTCGTCTACGACCGGGCCGACGCCGCGGTGACGACCGCGACGGCGGACGAACTGCCGACCGAGACGATTCGAGACGCGGAGCTGTTTCTCACGAGCGGCATCACGCCCGCGCTGTCTGCGACGCTCGAGCGAACGGTGACCGATCTGCTCGAGATCGCACGGGAGGCGGACACGCGAACCGCCTTCGACGTGAACTATCGAAGCAAACTGTGGTCCCCGTCGACGGCACGGGAGACGCTCGAGACGTACTTTCCGCTGGTGGACGTGCTCGTCACGCCAGCCCGCGACGCCCGCACCGTCCTGGGAGCGGCCGGCGACGCGGGTGAAATAGCCACGGCACTCGACGACGAGTGGGATTTCGAGACGGTGATCGTCACCCGCGGTGCAGACGGCGCAGTGGCGTCTCACGAGAACTCGCTCGTCGAGCGACCGGCGTTCGAAGCCGAGACGATCGCACCGATCGGGACGGGAGACGCGTTCGTCGGTGGCTTTCTCGCGAGCCGACTGGCCGGCGACGACGTCGGGACGGCACTCGAGTATGGGACCGCCGTCGGCGCGCTCAAACGAACGATTCCGGGCGACGTCGCGATCGTCGACCGTGCGGAGGTCGAACGCATCGTGGCGGGAGCACACGCGACGATCTCGCGGTAA
- the gap gene encoding type I glyceraldehyde-3-phosphate dehydrogenase — translation MANDPKSGGATSNETLRIGLNGFGRVGRSVLRASLTYDDVEIVAVNDVMDDDDMEYLLRYDSVHGRLRGVSREGSTLYVGAEEIELLSERDPSALPWDDLDVDVALEATGLFRTREEAAHHLEAGADKVIISAPPKGETAVPMFVYGVNHEEYDGADVLSNASCTTNSVAPVLQVLEEEFGIVSGLLMTVHAYTGSQGLVDGPLDKRRRGRAAAENIVPTTTGAAVATTEVLPSLEGKLDGMAMRVPVPNGSITDLTVNVEADVTRDEVLEAIRDAADDGLAGVLGYTDEEIVSRDIVGLPVASFVDLDSVLVVANDLVKVLAWYDNEYGFSTQMLDLAAYVAAETETIDTDKAVAP, via the coding sequence ATGGCGAACGATCCAAAAAGCGGGGGCGCGACCTCGAACGAGACGCTTCGAATCGGGCTCAACGGCTTCGGACGCGTCGGTCGGAGTGTCCTTCGCGCGTCGCTGACGTACGACGACGTCGAGATCGTCGCCGTCAACGACGTGATGGACGACGACGACATGGAGTATCTGCTCCGGTACGACTCGGTCCACGGACGGCTCCGCGGGGTATCCCGCGAGGGAAGCACCCTCTACGTCGGCGCAGAGGAGATTGAGCTGCTCTCCGAGCGCGACCCGTCGGCGCTTCCGTGGGACGACCTCGACGTCGACGTCGCCCTGGAGGCGACGGGACTGTTCCGAACCCGCGAGGAAGCCGCCCACCACCTCGAGGCCGGCGCCGACAAGGTGATCATCTCGGCTCCGCCGAAAGGCGAGACGGCGGTCCCGATGTTCGTCTACGGCGTCAACCACGAGGAGTACGACGGTGCGGACGTCCTTTCGAACGCCTCCTGTACCACCAACTCCGTCGCACCGGTGTTGCAGGTCCTCGAAGAGGAGTTCGGTATCGTCTCCGGCCTGCTCATGACCGTCCACGCCTACACCGGCAGCCAGGGCTTGGTCGACGGGCCGCTCGACAAGCGCCGTCGCGGCCGCGCGGCCGCCGAAAACATCGTGCCGACGACGACCGGTGCCGCGGTCGCCACCACCGAAGTTCTGCCCAGCCTCGAGGGGAAACTCGACGGGATGGCGATGCGCGTTCCGGTCCCGAACGGGTCGATCACCGATCTCACCGTCAACGTCGAGGCGGACGTCACCAGAGACGAGGTGCTCGAGGCCATCCGCGACGCGGCCGACGACGGACTCGCCGGCGTGCTCGGCTACACGGACGAGGAGATCGTCTCCCGGGACATCGTCGGACTGCCGGTCGCCTCGTTCGTCGATCTCGATTCCGTACTGGTCGTCGCGAACGACCTCGTGAAGGTGCTGGCCTGGTACGACAACGAGTACGGCTTCTCGACACAGATGCTGGATCTCGCGGCGTACGTCGCGGCCGAAACCGAGACGATCGATACCGACAAAGCGGTCGCGCCCTGA
- a CDS encoding phosphoglycerate kinase: MTTFRTIDDLDSGQRLLVRIDVNVPVEDGVVQDSRRFARHAETIRELLADDHAIALLAHQGRPGRTTFVSLAQHADLLADHLGREVGFVDDTYGEDALAAVGDLESGEVLLLENVRMCEDELPEESPEAKAETEFVRTLAPKFDAYVDDAYSAAHRSHASIVGFPRVMDAYAGRVMVDEYTATTAIRDRAFDGPITLVLGGTKAEDTIPVVERLADTVDRFCLGGVVGELFLRADGYDVGYDVTGTDLFDHQWDAHQETIERTLESSGDCIALPTDLAYEGDDDERAETTVEGVTKDRPFLDVGSGTAERYADAVADSAAVFVKGALGVFEDDRFADGTVTVLSAIADADCYSVVGGGDTARSLELYELEEDDFSRVSLAGGAYVRALTGEPLVGIDVLERG, from the coding sequence ATGACCACGTTTCGAACCATCGACGACCTCGACAGCGGACAGCGACTGTTGGTACGCATCGACGTCAACGTGCCCGTCGAGGACGGCGTCGTCCAGGACAGCCGCCGGTTCGCCCGCCACGCCGAGACGATCCGGGAACTGCTCGCAGACGACCACGCGATCGCGTTGCTCGCTCATCAGGGACGGCCGGGCCGGACGACGTTCGTCTCGCTCGCACAACACGCCGACCTCCTCGCCGACCACCTCGGACGCGAGGTCGGGTTCGTCGACGACACGTACGGCGAGGACGCCCTCGCGGCGGTCGGCGACCTCGAGTCGGGCGAGGTGCTCCTGCTCGAGAACGTTCGGATGTGCGAGGACGAGCTCCCGGAAGAGTCTCCGGAGGCCAAAGCCGAGACCGAGTTCGTCCGGACGCTCGCGCCGAAATTCGACGCCTACGTCGACGACGCCTACTCGGCCGCCCACCGTTCGCACGCCTCGATCGTCGGCTTTCCGCGCGTGATGGACGCCTACGCGGGTCGCGTGATGGTCGACGAGTACACGGCGACGACTGCGATCCGAGACCGGGCGTTCGACGGCCCCATCACGCTGGTACTGGGCGGCACGAAAGCCGAGGACACTATCCCGGTCGTCGAACGACTCGCCGACACCGTCGATCGGTTCTGTCTCGGCGGCGTCGTCGGCGAACTCTTCTTGCGAGCCGACGGCTACGATGTCGGCTACGACGTCACGGGAACCGACCTGTTCGACCACCAGTGGGACGCCCACCAGGAGACCATCGAACGCACACTCGAGTCCTCCGGCGACTGCATCGCCCTTCCGACCGACCTCGCCTACGAGGGCGACGACGACGAGCGCGCGGAGACGACCGTCGAGGGCGTGACGAAGGACCGACCCTTCCTCGACGTCGGCTCCGGGACGGCCGAACGCTACGCCGACGCCGTCGCCGACTCCGCGGCCGTCTTCGTCAAGGGCGCTCTCGGCGTCTTCGAGGACGACCGGTTCGCCGACGGCACCGTGACGGTCCTCTCGGCGATCGCCGACGCCGACTGCTACTCGGTCGTCGGCGGCGGCGACACCGCTCGCTCGCTCGAGTTGTACGAGCTCGAAGAGGACGACTTCTCGCGCGTCTCGCTCGCCGGCGGGGCGTACGTCCGCGCGCTCACCGGCGAACCCCTCGTCGGAATCGACGTCCTCGAGCGAGGGTGA
- a CDS encoding SRPBCC family protein, which yields MDRILVSTVVYRPPETVFPYLESFTDYPRYADHLEAVSRRDDGRQVRADGDVVDPTDELVGARYDLQLSWWKLSYTARSEIVDVDEPTSLEWRLVKDLDARGEWRVEPEPESAPEHAKTASRVYFDASYDPHSANEEAVSLPRFVSMGWVIDKIRPRLLSEAERVVNRLVADVEGEPRSVEFDVHEMP from the coding sequence GTGGATCGGATCCTCGTCAGCACGGTCGTCTATCGCCCTCCCGAGACGGTGTTTCCCTACCTCGAGTCGTTCACCGACTATCCGCGATACGCAGACCACCTCGAAGCCGTCAGCAGACGCGACGACGGCCGCCAGGTGCGTGCAGACGGCGACGTCGTGGACCCGACGGACGAACTCGTCGGCGCGCGGTACGACCTCCAGTTGTCCTGGTGGAAGCTCTCCTACACCGCCCGATCCGAGATCGTCGACGTCGACGAACCGACGTCGCTCGAGTGGCGACTGGTGAAAGACCTCGACGCCCGCGGCGAGTGGCGCGTCGAACCCGAACCCGAGTCGGCACCGGAACACGCGAAGACGGCGAGTCGAGTCTACTTCGACGCGAGCTACGATCCCCACTCCGCGAACGAAGAGGCCGTCTCGCTACCGCGGTTCGTCTCGATGGGGTGGGTGATCGACAAGATCAGGCCGCGGCTGCTCTCGGAGGCCGAACGGGTGGTAAACCGACTCGTCGCTGACGTCGAGGGCGAACCACGGTCGGTCGAATTCGACGTCCACGAGATGCCGTAA
- a CDS encoding NAD(P)/FAD-dependent oxidoreductase — translation MRDVCIVGGGVAGLAASIFTARAGLETLVLDGGESILARNASLENYPGFPDGIDARLYLRMVREQAGEAGVTFELGRATSVEPLEDDDLAAGFRVATEGGEPLEAGRVIAASWPDSEYLTPLDVGRKQRGSKHVVAVDEAGRTAVDGVYAAGRVAGEPHQAIVAAGHGAKVALAVVADADVPFYHDWVAPEGYFTGRDREVPPACEEIDDAERRRRDERARETLKEFVAEPLEETPTMHPSVDDS, via the coding sequence ATGCGAGACGTCTGCATCGTCGGCGGCGGCGTCGCCGGACTCGCCGCCTCGATCTTCACCGCCCGTGCCGGACTCGAGACGCTCGTCCTCGACGGCGGCGAGTCGATCCTCGCGCGCAACGCCAGCCTCGAGAACTACCCCGGCTTTCCCGACGGGATCGATGCCAGACTCTACCTGCGGATGGTCCGCGAACAGGCCGGCGAGGCGGGTGTGACGTTCGAACTCGGTCGCGCCACGAGCGTCGAGCCGCTCGAAGACGACGACCTCGCGGCCGGCTTTCGCGTCGCGACCGAGGGCGGCGAACCGCTCGAGGCAGGGCGCGTGATCGCCGCCTCCTGGCCCGACAGCGAGTATCTTACTCCGCTCGACGTCGGGCGAAAACAGCGTGGTAGCAAGCACGTCGTGGCTGTCGACGAGGCAGGCCGGACGGCCGTCGACGGCGTCTACGCCGCGGGACGGGTCGCCGGCGAGCCCCACCAGGCGATCGTCGCAGCCGGCCACGGCGCGAAAGTCGCCCTCGCGGTCGTCGCAGACGCCGACGTCCCCTTCTACCACGACTGGGTGGCCCCCGAGGGCTACTTCACGGGTCGCGACCGGGAAGTACCACCCGCCTGCGAGGAGATCGACGACGCAGAGCGGAGACGGCGCGACGAACGCGCCCGCGAGACGCTCAAGGAGTTCGTTGCCGAACCCCTCGAGGAGACGCCGACGATGCATCCGAGCGTTGACGACTCGTGA
- a CDS encoding helix-turn-helix domain-containing protein, with product MLIATFVLEYPILREALSAAPGLTLTWIQSDRTEAGEHKLLVWADGDERDFEAFEDGLERDPTVEPPLRIVEIDGRRLYQLELTAEGKDASVYPIVIDDGVVLEHVTASHGGWELRVAFPDEESLERFHRFCTERGMLGELRHLYEKREPDGRRQFGLTDRQRETLVAAVETGYLDVPRSCTLAELGERLDVSANATSERFRRGVRTLIEHTVYPDPEAL from the coding sequence ATGCTCATCGCCACCTTCGTGCTCGAGTATCCAATCCTGCGCGAGGCGCTTTCAGCCGCTCCCGGTCTGACGCTGACGTGGATCCAGTCGGACAGGACCGAAGCGGGCGAGCACAAACTGCTCGTCTGGGCCGACGGGGACGAGCGTGACTTCGAGGCGTTCGAGGACGGCCTCGAACGCGATCCCACGGTCGAGCCACCGTTACGGATCGTCGAAATCGACGGCCGCCGTCTCTACCAGCTCGAGCTGACCGCGGAGGGGAAAGACGCGAGCGTCTACCCGATCGTCATCGATGACGGGGTCGTCCTCGAACACGTCACCGCCAGCCACGGCGGGTGGGAGCTGCGCGTGGCGTTTCCGGACGAAGAGTCGCTCGAACGGTTTCACAGGTTCTGTACCGAACGTGGGATGCTCGGCGAGTTACGCCACCTGTACGAGAAACGCGAGCCGGACGGACGCCGCCAGTTCGGGTTGACCGACCGACAACGAGAGACGCTCGTCGCCGCGGTCGAGACCGGCTACCTGGACGTTCCCCGGTCGTGTACCCTCGCCGAACTCGGCGAACGTCTCGACGTGTCGGCAAACGCCACCTCCGAGCGGTTTCGTCGCGGCGTCCGGACGCTGATCGAACACACCGTGTATCCGGATCCCGAAGCGTTGTAG
- a CDS encoding DUF7344 domain-containing protein, which yields MSEWPEDVDPAVVDTLFELLSDRYRRWICLYLQSSDRAVVTYDRLLDELSPRAGEPVDRDRLRVRLRHVHLPKLAEIGVVAHDERRHAVRVADPSLLECCVAVQNVVEDCESTER from the coding sequence ATGAGCGAGTGGCCCGAAGACGTGGACCCGGCGGTGGTGGATACGCTGTTCGAACTGCTATCGGATCGATACAGACGCTGGATCTGTCTGTATCTGCAATCATCGGACCGAGCGGTCGTGACGTACGACCGCCTCCTCGATGAGCTCTCGCCCCGAGCGGGCGAACCGGTCGATCGCGACCGCCTCCGGGTACGGCTCCGACACGTTCACCTGCCGAAGCTCGCGGAGATCGGCGTCGTCGCCCACGACGAGCGTCGCCACGCGGTTCGCGTGGCGGATCCGTCGCTGCTCGAGTGTTGTGTCGCCGTTCAGAACGTCGTCGAGGACTGCGAGTCGACCGAGCGGTGA
- a CDS encoding DUF7095 family protein encodes MSELDREAAVSRLEELVETVATERMPVPVREVWAYGDVALGLDPVDRLDVYLTKDVLLGDDGGDATEAVDAYGIEGVGESVRADWAAEYPEYLRANAAGHAAPEQCLAAQLLSEDEPIHLEVCNAAFEDNVTQRLRGAQLREDYTQLLDPRGVCLWVDGTTSETAFAKLRAGELALPTLSAALEMLGMDETEAETAAQEVHAWRDDQEGVTVRGDVV; translated from the coding sequence ATGAGCGAACTCGATCGCGAAGCGGCCGTCTCCAGACTCGAGGAACTCGTCGAGACGGTTGCGACCGAGCGGATGCCGGTCCCCGTCCGCGAGGTGTGGGCCTACGGCGACGTCGCACTCGGGCTCGATCCCGTCGATCGGCTCGACGTCTACCTGACGAAAGACGTCTTACTGGGCGACGACGGGGGCGACGCGACCGAGGCGGTCGACGCCTACGGTATCGAGGGCGTCGGCGAGTCCGTCCGTGCCGACTGGGCAGCCGAGTACCCCGAGTACCTCCGGGCTAACGCTGCCGGCCACGCCGCCCCCGAGCAGTGTCTCGCGGCACAGCTCCTCTCCGAAGACGAGCCGATCCACCTCGAGGTCTGTAACGCCGCCTTCGAGGACAACGTCACCCAGCGTCTGCGCGGCGCACAGCTGCGCGAGGACTACACCCAGTTGCTCGATCCGCGTGGCGTCTGCCTGTGGGTCGACGGCACGACGAGCGAGACGGCGTTTGCGAAACTCCGGGCGGGCGAACTCGCCTTGCCGACGCTGTCTGCGGCTCTCGAGATGCTAGGCATGGACGAAACGGAAGCCGAGACGGCGGCACAGGAGGTCCACGCCTGGCGAGACGATCAGGAGGGCGTGACGGTCCGGGGAGACGTCGTCTGA